One genomic window of Polyodon spathula isolate WHYD16114869_AA chromosome 8, ASM1765450v1, whole genome shotgun sequence includes the following:
- the LOC121319305 gene encoding uncharacterized protein LOC121319305 produces MASLLTGSKGTPVSPSHGKDLFLGTVAAASAFLVTAAIVLLCVGCKKKRKTKKVQIDGVKLVDMSLLRQTQLRSISKSDTRLHEMKMIPCNGKKKQKKRPVSMDLLHLPSRRSDWDLRCPQNRQLPTLPLSPGENKDHTYSEVGRPSSQPRGPEDALYESVGGRNETGAAATVLPKHLKQPPQSHGNGSVALSPSQEPCRQAENSVTAEYACVRKVRKADKAQQQQQLQNNPRPAEQETRYSNPEMLPGQRKHDPSRINGMDAFYSHSFPKDSGFVGNGEQYIWKPPEDGDGSTLYPGNSGVQNFSPGDLTLGSANADEISDMYSKVCKPFKKRPPASPPVSFNQGAQENSPPQNQGWSPEPEEGTGHDAIGAQAWVGAQAMKPNEEPSYEAISKKAWVRNEETDPAYESIDANWKREKPTGPPADKKIKNRAPPRPCSDENLYENISDLKQGATTSTTTVFMFNDGIEMYVTGL; encoded by the exons ATGGCCTCTTTGCTGACTGGCTCGAAGGGAACCCCAGTGTCTCCCTCACACGGCAAGGACCTGTTCCTGGGGACTGTTGCTGCTGCCTCTGCTTTCCTGGTCACGGCTGCCATTGTACTGCTGTGTGTAGGATGCAAAAA gaAAAGGAAGACAAAGAAGGTCCAGATTGATGGGGTGAAACTGGTGGACATG TCTTTGCTCAGACAAACACAACTCCGGTCCATCAGCAAATCTGATACAAGACTTCACGAGATGAAGATGATACCGTGCAATGGGAAAA agaaacaaaaaaaacggcCGGTCAGCATGGACCTGCTCCATCTCCCGAGTCGTCGATCTGACTGGGATTTGAGATGTCCCCAGAACAGGCAGCTCCCCACACTCCCGCTGAGCCCCGGCGAGAACAAAGACCACACGTATTCAGAGGTGGGGAGGCCCTCGTCTCAGCCCCGCGGCCCTGAAGACGCCCTGTATGAGAGCGTGGGGGGCAGGAATGAGACGGGAGCAGCGGCCACCGTGCTGCCCAAGCATCTGAAGCAGCCTCCCCAGAGCCACGGGAACGGCAGTGTGGCGCTTTCTCCCAGCCAGGAGCCCTGCAGGCAGGCTGAGAACTCTGTGACCGCAGAGTATGCCTGTGTGCGGAAAGTCAGGAAGGCCGACAAggcccagcagcagcagcagcttcagaACAATCCCAGGCCAGCAGAGCAGGAAACCCGCTACTCAAACCCAGAGATGCTCCCTGGCCAACGCAAACATGATCCCTCAAGAATAAACGGCATGGATGCTTTCTATTCACATTCCTTCCCAAAG GACTCTGGCTTTGTGGGCAATGGGGAGCAGTATATCTGGAAGCCCCCGGAAGATGGTGACGGATCGACCCTCTACCCAGGAAATTCAGGGGTGCAGAACTTCTCCCCTGGGGACCTAACCCTGGGATCTGCCAATGCGGATGAG ATATCAGACATGTACTCGAAAGTGTGCAAACCATTCAAGAAGAGACCTCCCGCCTCCCCTCCAGTATCATTCAATCAGGGAGCCCAGGAGAACAGTCCTCCCCAGAACCAGGGCTGGTCACCAGAACCAGAAGAGGGCACGGGCCATGACGCCATCGGAGCCCAAGCGTGGGTCGGAGCCCAGGCAATGAAACCCAACGAGGAACCCAGCTACGAAGCCATCAGCAAGAAGGCCTGGGTCAGGAATGAGGAGACGGACCCAGCTTACGAGTCCATCGATGCCAACTGGAAGAGAGAAAAACCCACCGGCCCCCCGGCAGACAAGAAGATAAAGAACAGGGCACCGCCGagaccctgctctgatgagaACTTGTACGAAAACATCAGTGACCTAAAACAAGGAGCCACAACAAGCACCACAACTGTCTTCATGTTTAACGATGGCATTGAGATGTACGTAACTGGACTATAG